In one window of Drosophila innubila isolate TH190305 chromosome 2L unlocalized genomic scaffold, UK_Dinn_1.0 4_B_2L, whole genome shotgun sequence DNA:
- the LOC117781159 gene encoding calmodulin-lysine N-methyltransferase, producing MSATLVQKKLNKQTKLNSNLKEKQTNEKQAESRLTRTAVGVASPTHVATISLMLQYDIDNTLNALKDQTHSKTQRQRNALMDLTASNTNNQINHHHNNNNNNCNNYKKDEYNNLREEMPSQMPTSSVSPSVEEELEVEDIVTGKTCVGIPNGFLPPTPPATPNLQNTAQKRWRILAKVLRKDSEETVSSSSDEFSEEQTASVRRFKSFDLLRQDSFEDHVSLKCLGKTENWYKYRMQLHNDIEYSVNIHHMERQLTANDLMGFNNTGNICVWPSEEALTALVLSDLAAYRGRWILELGGGFTSLAGLMLAKYAKPYAVHLTDGNEVSVENVRKTVCLNELSCYTKCSVLKWQEASARAQAEQSKFEFILCADCLFFDEARSALVDTIWYYLAPHGVALIMAPRRGRTLNVFRDECVARGFQVDLATRYNETIWQRHLQLKTDSALYDEDLHYPILLRLCKSHS from the coding sequence ATGTCAGCAACTTTAGTACAAAAGAAACTTAATAAGCAAACGAAACTGAATAGTAACTTAAAGGAGAAGCAGACGAATGAGAAGCAGGCAGAATCGAGGCTAACAAGGAcagctgtgggcgtggcaagtcCAACACATGTTGCGACCATATCTTTGATGCTGCAATACGATATCGATAATACACTGAATGCGCTCAAGGACCAAACGCATTCAAAGACACAACGGCAACGGAATGCGCTAATGGATCTAACAGcaagcaacaccaacaaccaAATCAaccaccaccacaacaacaacaacaacaattgtaacAACTATAAGAAAGACGAGTATAACAATCTGAGGGAGGAGATGCCATCGCAAATGCCAACATCGTCGGTCAGTCCCAGCGTCGAGGAGGAACTGGAGGTGGAGGACATTGTTACCGGCAAAACATGTGTTGGTATCCCAAATGGCTTTCTGCCGCCCACACCTCCAGCCACGCCCAATTTACAGAATACTGCGCAGAAACGTTGGCGTATTCTGGCCAAAGTTTTGCGTAAGGATTCCGAGGAAACGGTGAGCTCATCTAGCGATGAATTCAGTGAGGAACAAACCGCTTCTGTGCGACGCTTCAAGAGCTTCGATCTGTTGCGCCAGGACAGCTTTGAGGATCATGTGAGCCTCAAGTGTCTGGGGAAGACCGAGAACTGGTACAAATATCGCATGCAATTGCACAATGATATCGAGTATTCGGTGAACATTCATCACATGGAACGACAGCTGACGGCCAACGATCTCATGGGCTTCAACAACACGGGCAACATTTGTGTGTGGCCCTCGGAGGAGGCACTTACCGCCCTCGTGCTCTCCGATCTTGCCGCGTATCGTGGCAGATGGATATTGGAGCTGGGCGGTGGCTTCACCTCCTTGGCTGGATTAATGTTGGCCAAATATGCCAAGCCATATGCTGTACATCTCACCGATGGCAACGAGGTGAGCGTCGAGAATGTCCGCAAGACTGTCTGCCTCAATGAGTTGAGTTGCTACACCAAATGCTCCGTGTTAAAGTGGCAAGAGGCATCGGCACGTGCCCAGGCCGAGCAGTCCAAGTTTGAGTTTATCCTCTGCGCGGATTGTCTGTTCTTCGATGAGGCAAGATCGGCGCTAGTCGATACCATCTGGTATTATTTGGCACCCCATGGAGTTGCCCTCATCATGGCGCCCCGTCGCGGCCGCACTCTCAATGTGTTCCGGGATGAGTGTGTGGCACGTGGCTTTCAAGTTGATTTGGCCACACGCTACAATGAGACCATTTGGCAGCGTCATCTTCAGCTTAAGACGGACTCGGCCCTCTACGATGAGGACTTACACTATCCCATTCTGTTGCGCCTCTGCAAGTCGCACAGCTAG